The Pleurodeles waltl isolate 20211129_DDA chromosome 7, aPleWal1.hap1.20221129, whole genome shotgun sequence genome contains the following window.
GCAGAGGGCGAGACCCCAGCAAGGAGTACGCCCCGGAGACCCCACCAGCTAGCAGGTCTCCGATCAGACTGGTGGTAATGCAGCAGGGCTCAGCCTGCACACACTGGGGGAAAGGACTGGTGCCATCCTACACAGATCCATCCGAGCTGCTGGACAAAAGAAGTACTATGGTTTGAGGGTGGACATGGCCTCCACCGTGCAGTGTCCCGCCTTGTGCGTAGGCCGGCCTCGCCCAAGGGAGCATTTCTTTTCCTTAAGAAGGCTCGATCACCCAAGTGAGTACAAATGTTTGTTTCTCGTCAACATCtctagggtgacttgtgggcacGTGACTGTTTTACATTGTCAATACTAATAGAGTAGTAATAGGAAATGCCTCCATGGGGTAATTCCATAGTAATTATCAGTAATGAAGCCCAGCAAATTTATCAAACGATCAGTCATAAATCACTATGAGGTCACTGCAACATGAACCAGCGTCTTAAGTGTTACTTACTTTGTCACACCTGCAAGGCAATGTGATATTCACAAATGGCAATGCATTTTGCTGTACAGTGAAACACGCCTTTCTAATTTATAATGACGATCTGCTGCAGAGAACACTGTGGCTGAAACTATTCATTGCATACTTGTAAAGTACCTTGAAATGATATTTGGTACTTCTAAACACATTGATTTACAGTTATTATATTTAAGGCTCTTAGATATACCTTAAGGTGGCCAGTAAAACCCAGCTTAATATGTGGCACGATCATACGAAACGCAGGCCTGCTGCTAAACCTAATATTTTAACCACAGGACCACACATTCCAGGACTGACCATTAGGCCCAATTGCGAAGTTCACTTCTCCAGCAAAGTTTTGATTTGTAAGTTATAATAAAGTACAAATATGTGTTACAACAATCGGCATGTGTAAATCAAGGCTTTAAATTGTAAAATCAATTCAAAGGACAATGCACAGTGCTAAAcaagtttggggcatatttacaagaaagtggcgcatcatagatgatgcactacttttcttgcgtcCAATagtgccccctaacaacaccatgtcagctccgtat
Protein-coding sequences here:
- the SMIM36 gene encoding small integral membrane protein 36, with translation MEFYLEIDPVTLNLIILVASYVILLLVFLVSCVLYDCRGRDPSKEYAPETPPASRSPIRLVVMQQGSACTHWGKGLVPSYTDPSELLDKRSTMV